In Lujinxingia sediminis, one genomic interval encodes:
- the clpP gene encoding ATP-dependent Clp endopeptidase proteolytic subunit ClpP → MGFIPYVVEQTHRGERGWDIYSRLLKDRIVFLGTPVTDDVANAIVAQLLFLESDDPDKDISLYINSPGGSVTAGLSIYDTMRYIRPRVSTICMGQAASMGALLLTAGEKGMRYALPNSRILIHQPLMRGGIGGQATDIEIQAREILRLRERLNEILVEQTGQSMERIQKDTDRDYYMSANEALEYGLIDKVVEPRSLGASEDKDTK, encoded by the coding sequence ATGGGTTTTATCCCCTACGTCGTCGAGCAGACCCACCGCGGTGAGCGCGGCTGGGACATCTACAGTCGCCTGCTCAAAGACCGCATCGTCTTTCTGGGCACCCCGGTCACTGACGACGTGGCCAACGCCATCGTCGCCCAGCTCCTCTTCCTGGAGAGCGATGATCCCGACAAGGACATCAGCCTCTACATCAACTCCCCCGGGGGAAGCGTCACCGCCGGCCTCTCGATCTACGATACGATGCGTTATATCCGCCCGCGCGTCTCGACGATTTGCATGGGTCAGGCTGCTTCCATGGGCGCGCTGCTTCTAACCGCCGGCGAAAAGGGTATGCGCTACGCGCTTCCCAACTCCCGCATCCTGATCCACCAACCCCTGATGCGTGGGGGGATCGGCGGACAGGCCACCGACATCGAGATCCAGGCCCGCGAGATCCTGCGTTTGCGCGAGCGCCTCAATGAGATCCTTGTCGAGCAGACCGGCCAGTCGATGGAGCGCATCCAGAAAGACACCGACCGCGACTACTACATGAGCGCCAACGAGGCGCTGGAGTACGGCTTGATCGATAAGGTCGTTGAGCCCCGCTCCCTCGGTGCGTCGGAAGACAAAGACACGAAGTAA
- a CDS encoding Smr/MutS family protein yields the protein MSQKKRGKSGLGPLADQLKKLDLDLKPGRSSEASRAPGPKASKPSAQKAPPEAQTPSEPEQTPLSDEELFEMAVEKLDPSRIFQGKYQGEASAELPPDPHATSAASRSERAPKNESPDPQAEEDARQHVFEARDAALFMRAVAGAKALERDERVRPQHGKNRELRRADDPDEEPEPDNGLITPSLPRDDEGLSHIPPLTRSQRALITRYQQVAIGQRTGQINLRGDTLEDALRQLELYLHQWWKSDDPRYVRVIHGRGLHSEDGPVLKPAVLEWLEGPGLRYVRGYAPERTPEGDYGSLIVELIDAPEARKKRSSRGGHRSKKRR from the coding sequence TTGAGTCAGAAGAAGCGAGGCAAATCCGGGCTGGGTCCACTGGCCGATCAACTCAAAAAGCTCGATCTGGACTTAAAGCCCGGTCGGAGCTCGGAGGCCTCCAGGGCCCCCGGGCCAAAGGCATCGAAGCCATCTGCGCAGAAAGCGCCTCCCGAGGCTCAAACGCCTTCCGAGCCCGAGCAAACACCGCTGAGCGACGAAGAGCTTTTTGAGATGGCGGTCGAGAAACTCGATCCCTCGCGCATCTTTCAGGGGAAATACCAGGGGGAGGCCTCCGCGGAGCTTCCCCCCGACCCTCACGCCACCTCCGCCGCCTCGCGCTCCGAGCGAGCGCCGAAAAACGAATCCCCCGACCCTCAGGCCGAAGAAGACGCGCGCCAGCATGTCTTTGAGGCCCGTGACGCCGCGCTCTTTATGCGCGCAGTCGCCGGCGCCAAAGCGCTGGAGCGCGACGAGCGCGTGCGCCCGCAGCACGGCAAAAACCGCGAGCTGCGCAGAGCCGACGATCCCGATGAGGAGCCCGAGCCCGATAACGGGCTCATCACCCCCTCGCTCCCCCGCGACGATGAGGGTTTGAGCCACATCCCGCCCTTGACGCGCAGCCAGCGCGCGCTGATCACACGCTACCAACAGGTCGCCATCGGCCAGCGCACAGGGCAAATTAACCTGCGCGGAGACACCCTGGAAGACGCCCTTCGCCAGCTGGAACTCTATCTGCACCAGTGGTGGAAGAGCGACGATCCACGCTATGTCCGCGTGATCCACGGCCGCGGCCTTCACTCCGAAGATGGTCCGGTTCTCAAGCCAGCGGTGCTCGAGTGGCTCGAAGGCCCCGGGCTGCGCTACGTGCGTGGCTACGCCCCGGAACGCACCCCCGAGGGGGATTACGGCAGCCTCATCGTCGAGCTTATCGACGCCCCCGAAGCACGAAAAAAACGCAGCTCACGCGGGGGACATCGCTCCAAAAAACGGCGCTGA